From the genome of Symphalangus syndactylus isolate Jambi chromosome 13, NHGRI_mSymSyn1-v2.1_pri, whole genome shotgun sequence:
gccgggctcggtggctcacacttgtaatcccagcactttggaggccaaggcaggaggatcactggagcctaggaggtcgagagCAGCGTAGACAACACACtgagcacagtgagacccccgtctctacaaaaaaaatgtttttaagtatctgggcgtggtggtgcatgcctgtaatcgcagctactcaggaggcttaggtgggaggatcacttgagcctaggaggtcgaggctgcagtgagtcgtgattgtgccactgcagtccagcctgggcgacaaagtgaccctatttctttttttttggagacactctgttgcccaggctggagcacagtggtgtgatctcggctcacggcaacctctgcttcccaggttcaagcaattctcctgcctcaggctcccaaatagctgggattataggcgcgcgctaccatgcccggttaatttttgtatttttagtagagatggggtttctccacgttggccaggctgatctcgaactcctgacctcaggcgatcctcctgccttggcctctcaaagtgctgagattacaggcatgagctaccacatctgACCGCAGTAAACCCCCAGACTTTTGAGCCCCTTTAGCAAAAGGCACAAGTGCAGCTTCAGAAGGCACGTCCTCCTGATTTGGGCACCTTCAGGTAGATTCAAGGAGCCTCTAGGCCTGTCAGGAAAGAGTTACCTCCCCTAGCAACCAGGCTCCAATGTGAGACTCCAGCCCAGACCTAGGGCCTGTTGCTAAGGTGCATCTACCCCTAGCAACCGGGCCACAAGGGGGTGGGGCATCGGGGGCCCGGAGGGGGATCCTCCAGTGGGCAGAAGGCCTTGGGTCCTGGAGCCTGGCTAGGTGTGGTTGCTAGGGAGAAGGCCTCCTTAGCAACCAGGCAGCTGCTGGGATAGGGCTGTGGGGGAGGGGAAATCAGCCAGGTACTGCTTCAGGCTTCCTCTGGTCTGGCCTGGCCAGGCCCCGTTGCTAAGGAGCAGCCCCCCTTAGCAACAAGGCTGGCAACAAGATGGGGCCTTGAAACTCAGAAGAGGGGTTGTTGGGGGCAAAATGGGCAGGTGAGGATGGGCAGGCTTTCTCCCTTGGTCGTGTTACTAGAGGGCTGTGTCCCCAGCAATCAAGCTGCCGAAGGGGCTGGTCTTTCCACTTACTCTGGACACCAGGGAAGAGTTCAGGTTGGCCTGCCCCTCTGAGCTTAAGGCCTGACGGGCCCCACAGCTCTAACCTTTCCCTCCACTGACACTTTTCCCTTCCTAGGGACACAGGACCTGCATCCAATAAGATGTGGTGGGGCCTGGCACCTACAGTCTCAGCAGTTTGGGACAgtgaagcagaaggattgcttgaggccaggcattcaagaccagcctgggccacatagcgagaccctgtctgtacaaaaactacaaaaattaccaTGGTAGTGCGTTCCtggagtcccagttactcaggaggctgaggtgggaagatcgcttgagcctgggaggttgaggctgcagtgacccaagattgtaccacagcactccagcctgggtgacagagtgagaccctgcctcaaaaataaataattaaaggccaggcgcggtggctcacgcctgtaatcccagcactttgggaggccgaggagggtggatcatgaggtcaggagatcaacaccatcctggctaacacggtgaaaccccgtctctactaaaaatacaaaaaattagctgggcgtggtggtgggcgcctgtagtcccagctactagggaggctgaggcaggagactggcgtgaacccaggaggcggagcttgcagtgagccgagatcgcaccattgcactccagcctgggcaacagagcgagactgtctgaaaaaaaataaaaagcaaaaataaatatttaaaaataaaataataataaggtgtGGGGGGCTCCTCAGGCAAGCTGGGGTCTTAAGGGAGGGAACTCCTTTAGCAGCCAGCTTCAGAGAGCACAGAATTGGGGGGCAGACGATTCTTGTACCTAATTTGGAGGGGAGGACGTTGGTTTGGCCTCCCTGGGAAGGGACTCCCTTAGCTGCACAGAACAAGATGGCTTCAGCCCCTCACTCACCTCCTTTGCCATTGTAGATGTAGCTCTCCCAAAAGCGCTCCTTGAGAGGGGAGGAGtggaaaagaaggggaaaaagcaGGAATTCAGCTGGGAGGTTCACACCCCCAAACTAGCCCATCCTGATTTCTGAGACACCAAGGAGGAGGGAGCTGAGGGCCAGAACCTCCCCCTGCAACCTCCCCACAGGTATAGAGAAGAGACAGGGCCCAAAACTCCAGGGTCTCGAGGCCCTCACCGTGAGGGTGTTGTCCTCAAAACACTCCCTGGCCTCTTCCCAGGAACACCTCTCTTCGAGACACTCCCGTTCCAGGTTCCCTGGTGTGAGCAGCTCCAGGTCCCAGTGGTTGGCTCTTGGAATCCGGGTATGGCTACTCAGGAAGCTCTGGGCCTCTAGGGGACCCAGGAAGACTTCTGGACCCAAAGACATGAGGGACAGAAAAATGGAGGGTCCCTAGGGCTGGAGTCATAGGGGGATGGAAAGCAGTGGGGTCCTGGAGGAAGGAGCAGGGGTTGGGAATCCAGACTCCTGGGTCTGAAGGAGGAAGGGGCTGGGTCCTGGAATCCTGGAAGAGGAGGGACTAGAGACATTCCTGAGGCAGGGGGAGGCCAGCGCCAAGTGTCTGGATACCACTTCCCCCAAACACTCACCTTGGTCTGTCTCCCCACTGGGTGAAGTATCCAGGCAGGTGGTTAATCCCATGTATAGCAGCAGCAGAGAGGGGTGGCCCCTCATATTTTCCAGATGCCTAGAACCAGGTGTTACAGCTGACAAGGGCCTTAGTCCCTGGGTAATGAGGCAGTGCCTCTCTGACTGGCCTCTGTGGTCCACGAATGGTAATAATAGCAGACACTTACGCAGCCTGTATtctgtgccagatactgtttACCTATATAaactcattttacttttttttggttttttgtttgtttgtttttgtttttgt
Proteins encoded in this window:
- the PRRG2 gene encoding transmembrane gamma-carboxyglutamic acid protein 2, with translation MRGHPSLLLLYMGLTTCLDTSPSGETDQEVFLGPLEAQSFLSSHTRIPRANHWDLELLTPGNLERECLEERCSWEEARECFEDNTLTERFWESYIYNGKGGRGRVDVAGLAVGLTCGILLIVLAGLGAFWYLHWRRRRGQQACPQEAGLISPLSPLSPLVPPTPLPPPPPPGLPTYEQALAASGVHDAPPPPYASLRRPY